Proteins co-encoded in one Pseudomonas fluorescens genomic window:
- a CDS encoding cytochrome P450, with protein sequence MDPIIAATHADPYPYYAELRAAGGLTFHHEVKLWVASSARAVCAVLANPDCRVRPVQEPVPKAIADGMAGKVFGQLMRMNEGESQRCPRSAIEPPLGLIKDEAVRALVAARLITHDADGLYKAMFRGPVCVVAALLGFSPAQARTISELTADFAACLSPLSNDLQLAAAHRAAEQLHGDFIELLADPNPFLADIQQRFSGEEDALIANLIGLCSQTFEATAGLIGNALVALQRQPELRDASVDSLLAEVQRFDPSVQNTRRFVANTCEVDGVRLEAGDVILVLLASANRDRALNKNPDQFLPDRPNRRSFTFGSGRHQCPGQRLALTIASATVGEILAHDIDLKRFVWHYRPSLNGRIPLFCEATS encoded by the coding sequence ATGGACCCGATCATCGCTGCGACTCACGCCGATCCCTATCCCTACTACGCCGAACTGCGCGCGGCGGGAGGTCTGACCTTTCATCACGAAGTGAAACTGTGGGTGGCCAGCAGTGCCCGGGCGGTTTGCGCCGTCCTGGCGAATCCGGATTGCCGGGTACGTCCGGTGCAGGAGCCGGTGCCCAAGGCGATTGCCGATGGCATGGCGGGCAAGGTGTTCGGCCAGTTGATGCGCATGAATGAAGGCGAGAGTCAGCGCTGCCCCCGTTCGGCCATTGAGCCGCCACTCGGGCTTATCAAGGACGAAGCTGTCAGGGCGCTGGTCGCCGCAAGGTTGATCACCCACGATGCCGACGGCTTATATAAGGCAATGTTTCGCGGGCCGGTGTGCGTGGTTGCGGCGCTGCTCGGATTCTCCCCGGCGCAAGCGCGAACGATCAGTGAGCTGACCGCGGATTTTGCAGCGTGCCTGTCACCGCTGAGCAATGACTTGCAACTGGCGGCAGCCCATCGAGCGGCGGAGCAATTGCACGGTGACTTCATTGAATTACTGGCAGATCCGAACCCGTTTCTCGCCGACATTCAGCAGCGCTTTTCAGGCGAAGAAGACGCACTGATCGCCAACCTCATCGGTCTCTGCTCGCAAACCTTTGAAGCCACCGCCGGACTGATCGGCAATGCGCTGGTGGCGTTGCAGCGACAGCCGGAATTACGCGACGCATCGGTAGACTCGCTGTTGGCCGAAGTCCAGCGCTTCGACCCATCGGTGCAGAATACCCGGCGGTTTGTCGCGAACACCTGCGAAGTCGACGGCGTGCGACTTGAAGCGGGCGACGTGATTCTGGTGTTGCTCGCCTCAGCCAACCGCGACCGGGCACTGAATAAAAACCCTGATCAGTTTCTGCCGGATCGCCCCAACCGCCGCAGCTTCACGTTCGGCAGCGGCCGTCACCAATGCCCGGGGCAAAGGTTGGCGCTGACGATTGCCAGCGCCACCGTAGGTGAAATCCTCGCCCATGACATCGACCTGAAGCGGTTCGTCTGGCACTACCGCCCTTCCCTCAATGGGCGGATTCCATTGTTTTGCGAGGCAACGAGTTAA
- a CDS encoding colicin E3/pyocin S6 family cytotoxin yields the protein MARKSDIPRIQNPPSGDGHHITTRYMTATELAEQDTRQKKYDEMQARQQAYEDRFLRQSQQPNQHSALGCVFTKSCNLPDGVINHESPAGFIPVERLADFGAFTLLGGRELDAAGNIPLKRIGGAKLPSAIGTLLLGGSASIGTSTSAISSVGAITGGVAAGALAGMVALLWPSNLGDSSLYTEEQLRSLKEGRTRIRLQVEQQPDGSLKGYGYNTQKRPDWEMIPVVQFTAQGSRQVADFGNGATLTWTPAVDSSSTSGIPPLEGAPQTPTIWIYPPTEQADKIIVNPIYPSEYEDFILVFPADSGVQPLYVVLSRPALGGDIKYHRPPRTLPAFPDAQPVKSKSSVQGGGGKRSRWKDRKGRIYEWDSKTGAIELYNKQGKHLGEFNHETGEQIDPADPERSTPK from the coding sequence ATGGCTCGAAAATCAGATATTCCCCGAATACAAAATCCCCCCTCAGGCGACGGGCACCACATCACTACCCGCTATATGACTGCTACCGAACTGGCAGAGCAGGACACCAGACAAAAAAAGTACGACGAGATGCAGGCCAGGCAACAAGCCTACGAAGATCGCTTTCTTCGGCAGTCTCAACAACCGAATCAACACAGCGCCCTAGGGTGTGTATTTACCAAGAGCTGCAACCTCCCCGACGGCGTCATCAATCATGAAAGCCCCGCAGGGTTTATCCCGGTCGAACGACTGGCTGACTTTGGAGCATTCACCTTGCTCGGTGGCCGCGAATTAGATGCGGCGGGAAATATCCCCCTTAAAAGAATAGGTGGTGCCAAGTTACCGTCTGCTATAGGCACGCTTCTCTTGGGAGGCTCGGCTTCTATTGGCACCAGCACAAGCGCCATATCCAGTGTGGGCGCAATCACGGGCGGTGTTGCCGCAGGTGCTTTGGCGGGCATGGTTGCACTTTTGTGGCCATCCAATCTTGGTGACAGTTCACTCTATACCGAAGAACAGCTCAGATCGCTGAAGGAAGGCCGAACACGTATTCGACTACAGGTAGAGCAACAGCCCGATGGCAGTCTCAAAGGGTACGGGTACAACACTCAAAAGCGTCCTGACTGGGAAATGATTCCGGTTGTGCAGTTCACCGCCCAAGGCTCTCGCCAAGTGGCTGACTTTGGCAATGGTGCCACGTTGACCTGGACGCCTGCCGTCGATTCATCCAGCACCTCGGGTATCCCACCGCTGGAAGGTGCCCCACAAACACCGACTATCTGGATTTATCCGCCGACTGAGCAAGCAGACAAAATCATCGTCAACCCGATCTATCCGTCAGAGTACGAGGATTTCATCCTTGTGTTTCCGGCTGACTCCGGGGTGCAGCCTCTGTATGTTGTGCTTTCCAGGCCAGCACTGGGCGGTGATATCAAATACCACAGGCCCCCACGGACACTGCCCGCATTCCCGGATGCCCAGCCAGTCAAATCAAAGAGCAGCGTTCAGGGTGGAGGAGGCAAGCGAAGCCGCTGGAAGGACCGGAAGGGGCGAATATATGAATGGGATAGCAAGACTGGCGCTATTGAGCTTTACAACAAACAAGGCAAACACCTTGGTGAATTCAACCACGAAACCGGTGAACAAATAGATCCCGCAGATCCCGAGAGATCTACCCCGAAGTAA
- a CDS encoding sensor domain-containing diguanylate cyclase, which yields MTQLWISLAIVVVLMVVIAVLIRRERALRRQLDEYRELLTRAAEGQNIHQDGDAERFKRSQYFARIGTWDWEVDTDRLYWSDAIFGMFGFKIGEVTPSYALFCSCVHPDDRAKVRAGELRCLETGENHDEEYRVVWPDGTIRWLRETGNVVKNDHDAMIKMMGVVRDITEEKASASYLQHLAHFDPLTGLPNRLVLEERLSEALEHARATETRVALVFVDLNGFKSINDRYGHAAGDRVLITTATRLKRILRVSDTVARIGGDEFVVILQGLAPGLNLQDEARSICQKIFIELSPPITIGNEQRHIGTSLGVAVFPDHAPTMDRLLHIADLAMYEAKRSGNNQYRLGGGQALSHSRVD from the coding sequence ATGACTCAACTCTGGATCAGCCTCGCCATTGTCGTTGTGTTGATGGTCGTGATCGCCGTGCTGATCCGCCGGGAGCGTGCCCTGCGTCGGCAGCTCGACGAATACCGTGAACTGCTCACCCGCGCCGCCGAAGGCCAGAACATCCACCAGGATGGCGATGCCGAACGCTTCAAGCGCAGTCAGTATTTTGCGCGGATCGGCACCTGGGACTGGGAAGTCGACACGGATCGACTCTATTGGTCCGACGCGATCTTCGGCATGTTCGGGTTCAAGATCGGCGAAGTGACGCCTTCCTACGCCCTGTTCTGCTCCTGCGTCCACCCGGACGACCGCGCCAAGGTCCGTGCCGGGGAATTGCGTTGTCTGGAAACCGGTGAAAACCACGACGAGGAATACCGCGTGGTCTGGCCCGACGGCACGATTCGCTGGCTGAGGGAAACCGGCAACGTGGTGAAGAACGATCATGACGCGATGATCAAGATGATGGGCGTAGTGCGCGATATCACCGAAGAGAAGGCCTCGGCCAGTTACCTCCAGCACCTGGCCCACTTCGATCCGCTGACCGGTTTGCCCAATCGACTGGTGCTGGAAGAACGCCTGTCGGAAGCGCTGGAACATGCCCGCGCTACCGAGACCCGGGTGGCGCTGGTGTTTGTCGATCTCAACGGTTTCAAAAGCATCAACGACCGTTACGGTCATGCCGCCGGCGACCGCGTGCTGATCACCACCGCCACGCGTCTGAAACGCATCCTGCGGGTCAGCGACACCGTCGCGCGCATCGGCGGTGACGAATTCGTGGTCATCCTGCAAGGCCTCGCCCCCGGCCTGAATCTGCAGGACGAAGCCCGCAGCATCTGCCAGAAAATCTTCATCGAACTGTCCCCACCCATCACCATCGGCAACGAACAACGCCACATCGGCACCAGTCTCGGCGTCGCCGTCTTCCCCGACCATGCGCCGACCATGGACCGGCTACTGCACATTGCGGATCTGGCGATGTATGAGGCCAAGCGCAGCGGGAACAATCAGTATCGTTTGGGTGGCGGACAGGCGCTGAGCCATAGCCGGGTTGACTGA
- a CDS encoding metal/formaldehyde-sensitive transcriptional repressor, producing the protein MSHTHEHKGELLNRVRRIAGQVQAVERALESEADCAKTLHLMAAIRGAVNGLMEQFIEAHAREHVAHPDLSDEARAQGVEELLQAIRRYSK; encoded by the coding sequence ATGTCGCACACGCACGAACACAAAGGCGAGTTGCTCAATCGGGTCCGGCGTATTGCCGGGCAGGTTCAGGCGGTTGAACGGGCGCTGGAGTCCGAGGCCGATTGTGCCAAGACGTTGCACCTGATGGCGGCGATTCGCGGCGCGGTCAATGGTTTGATGGAGCAGTTCATCGAGGCCCACGCCCGCGAGCATGTCGCCCATCCCGACCTTAGCGACGAAGCCCGCGCCCAGGGCGTGGAAGAGTTGTTGCAAGCCATCCGCCGTTATTCCAAGTGA
- the dmeF gene encoding CDF family Co(II)/Ni(II) efflux transporter DmeF — protein sequence MTLKADDFSHDHQFLGASHDENARRTLWVVVLTFVMMIGEIAAGYLTGSMALLADGFHMATHAGALGIAAAAYGFARRNANNRRYSFGTGKVGDLAGFASAMVLGLVSLGIAGESIFRLFEPTSVAFGEATLIAVVGLGVNLLSAFLLAGHHGHHDHGHRHDHGHHHHHDNNLRSAYVHVLADALTSVLAIAALLAGRYLGWVWMDPVMGIVGSIVIAKWAWNLMRDSAAVLLDTTDEPVAEEIRELLETSDDVRISDLHVWQVGPQARAAIVSVVAAAGVTAEAIRERLAPVHELSHLTIELRNA from the coding sequence ATGACTCTCAAGGCTGATGATTTTTCCCATGACCACCAGTTTCTTGGCGCCTCCCACGATGAAAACGCCCGTCGCACCCTGTGGGTGGTGGTCCTGACCTTTGTGATGATGATCGGCGAGATTGCCGCCGGTTACCTCACCGGTTCCATGGCGCTGCTGGCCGACGGTTTCCACATGGCGACCCACGCCGGCGCCCTTGGCATCGCGGCGGCGGCCTATGGTTTTGCCCGTCGTAACGCCAACAACCGCCGTTACAGTTTTGGCACCGGCAAGGTCGGCGATCTGGCGGGTTTTGCCTCGGCCATGGTGCTGGGGCTGGTGTCGCTGGGCATTGCCGGGGAGTCGATTTTCCGCCTGTTCGAGCCCACCAGTGTGGCGTTCGGCGAAGCAACCTTGATCGCCGTGGTCGGTCTGGGCGTCAACCTGCTCAGCGCTTTTCTGCTGGCCGGCCATCACGGTCATCATGACCACGGCCATCGCCACGATCATGGTCATCACCATCATCACGACAACAACCTGCGTTCAGCCTACGTGCATGTACTGGCGGACGCGTTGACGTCGGTGCTGGCGATTGCCGCGCTGCTTGCCGGCCGTTATCTGGGCTGGGTCTGGATGGACCCGGTGATGGGCATCGTCGGTTCCATCGTCATCGCCAAATGGGCCTGGAACCTGATGCGTGACAGCGCCGCCGTACTGCTCGACACCACCGATGAACCGGTGGCCGAAGAGATCCGTGAACTGCTGGAAACCTCCGACGACGTGCGCATCAGCGACCTGCACGTCTGGCAGGTCGGCCCGCAGGCGCGGGCAGCGATTGTCAGTGTGGTGGCGGCTGCGGGCGTAACGGCCGAGGCGATTCGCGAGCGACTGGCGCCTGTGCATGAGTTGTCGCACCTGACGATCGAATTGCGAAACGCTTAA
- a CDS encoding FKBP-type peptidyl-prolyl cis-trans isomerase, translated as MNDELQIIDLQPGDGKAAVKGALITTQYTGWLEDGTEFDSSWSRGKPFQCVIGTGRVIKGWDQGIMGMQVGGKRKLLVPAHLGYGERTMGKIPPNSNLVFEIELLEVLTRED; from the coding sequence ATGAATGATGAACTGCAGATAATCGATCTTCAGCCCGGCGACGGAAAAGCCGCCGTCAAAGGCGCATTGATCACCACCCAATACACCGGTTGGCTGGAAGATGGCACTGAGTTCGACTCCTCCTGGAGCCGGGGCAAACCGTTCCAGTGCGTGATCGGCACGGGCCGGGTCATCAAGGGTTGGGACCAAGGGATCATGGGCATGCAGGTGGGTGGCAAGCGCAAACTGCTGGTGCCGGCGCATCTGGGTTATGGCGAGCGGACGATGGGCAAGATTCCGCCGAATTCGAATCTGGTGTTTGAGATTGAGTTGCTGGAGGTTTTGACGCGGGAGGATTGA
- a CDS encoding RcnB family protein, with protein MNNKTLIASLALVAGIAGINPLVQAAQPSNDTVEHSPTGNRELNVNDRAPDIYQRSEKAIKNWKQKGLKQPEPQAQWVQINDKYVMVMITNGTIVAIQPVER; from the coding sequence ATGAACAACAAGACCCTGATCGCCAGCCTGGCCCTCGTCGCCGGCATCGCCGGGATCAACCCACTCGTTCAAGCGGCGCAACCCTCGAACGACACTGTCGAACACTCACCGACCGGCAACCGCGAACTGAACGTCAACGACCGCGCCCCGGACATCTATCAGCGCAGCGAAAAAGCCATCAAAAACTGGAAACAGAAAGGGCTCAAACAGCCTGAGCCACAGGCGCAGTGGGTGCAGATCAACGATAAATACGTGATGGTGATGATCACCAACGGGACGATTGTGGCGATTCAGCCGGTGGAGCGCTGA
- a CDS encoding DUF6124 family protein: MFKYVPDPPEKDAPNESDPTSPYSSTDSKKLHEAAERALDHYLKPTAPKQHCPGRMFLIAPHIDQHALLAHACESMASASVMLSDFAALLDPPYRSTVLGIAQVVMCGELAVNRALDTLDATT; this comes from the coding sequence ATGTTCAAATACGTACCCGATCCACCCGAAAAAGACGCTCCCAACGAGTCCGACCCGACTTCGCCCTACTCGTCCACCGACTCAAAGAAACTCCACGAAGCCGCCGAGCGCGCTCTCGACCACTACCTGAAACCCACCGCCCCGAAACAGCACTGCCCCGGCCGCATGTTCCTCATCGCCCCCCACATCGATCAACATGCCTTGCTGGCCCACGCCTGCGAATCGATGGCCTCGGCCAGCGTGATGCTCAGCGACTTCGCCGCGCTGTTGGACCCGCCCTACCGCAGTACCGTCCTGGGCATCGCCCAAGTGGTGATGTGTGGCGAACTCGCCGTGAACCGGGCGCTGGACACTCTCGATGCCACGACCTGA
- a CDS encoding pyocin S6 family toxin immunity protein: MFLWISGFLKGDEEDDSLKFELTVRPEAEAAVLALLGWESLEESEAGEWFLNEGQARKIASILNEHLPTELDLFIGVRE; encoded by the coding sequence ATGTTTTTATGGATAAGTGGCTTTTTGAAAGGTGATGAAGAGGACGATTCTTTGAAGTTTGAACTGACAGTAAGGCCTGAGGCTGAAGCTGCGGTTCTGGCTTTGCTGGGTTGGGAAAGCTTGGAAGAAAGCGAGGCCGGAGAATGGTTCTTGAATGAAGGTCAGGCCCGGAAAATTGCTTCAATTCTTAATGAACACCTACCAACTGAACTAGATCTTTTTATCGGAGTTCGGGAATAG
- a CDS encoding helix-turn-helix domain-containing protein, whose protein sequence is MTDHQNSSQRFASVWDALEDTPQEAANMRLRAKLMRTLCETIRAWELPQKEAAKRLGITQPRLNDVLNGKVDKFSLDALVNLSAAAQLDVDLCFSSSPPLQWA, encoded by the coding sequence ATGACGGATCATCAAAACTCTTCCCAGCGTTTCGCAAGCGTCTGGGATGCACTGGAAGACACGCCGCAGGAAGCGGCCAACATGCGCCTACGGGCCAAACTGATGCGCACGCTGTGCGAAACGATTCGAGCCTGGGAGCTTCCGCAGAAAGAGGCGGCCAAACGTCTCGGCATCACGCAGCCGCGCCTCAACGACGTACTCAACGGCAAAGTCGACAAGTTCTCTCTCGATGCGCTGGTCAACCTGTCGGCCGCAGCCCAACTGGACGTAGACCTCTGCTTCTCGTCGTCCCCGCCACTGCAATGGGCCTGA